The Psychrobacillus sp. FSL K6-2836 nucleotide sequence GCTTTTTTAAAGCGGACTCCTACAACATTATACAAAAGTAAATCCCTCCTGCAGGTTAAGCATTAACTGCTCCATCATCAGTGTCCGATTCATATTTTTATGCAAGTTTTGTTTTGCATGTAAAATCATTTCTAATTGCTTCGATAATTGCTCATACGTTGTATGTAGAGCAACCTGTTTCCAATAAGAAATCATATCCGGGAAAGTACAATCTGCGATGGGACTTGCTTTTATAGCTACTATATCACGATATGCAAATAGTAGTAAATCTAACGCTTGTTCGGCCTGCTCTTTCTCTTTAAGCAATGATCCAAAATCTTCATGAATACACATTAATGCGTCGTGAATACTTCTTCCATTCGCTTCAACCAATTTTAACACTGATTTCCTTACAAGTCCAAACTGCTCATCTTTCGCTAAATTTAAAGCTTCTTCTACTTGATTCGTCATTTTACAAACAGTAGAAGCCATTGAATCAGTGATCCCCTCTTCTATTAATTTCTGTTTTAAGATAACAGTAGGGATTGAAGATAAACTTAGATGCTGGCATCTGGAACGAATAGTTGGAAGTAAAGCATGCATTCTATCAGTCAATAAAATGGCTGTTATCTCGCTTTGAGGCTCTTCTAAAAACTTTAATAGTGTGTTTGCTGCACTTGCATTTAATTGGTCTGCATGATGTATTACATATATTTTTCGTTGCTTTTCAATAGTAGTCTTACTTAATGCATGAACTAATTCATCTACTTGTCCTTTTTTTATAAATTGACCATCAGGCTCTAGTTGCATAAAGTTAAGGTGATTGAAGGATTTTAATCTTTTACATGATCGACATGTTTCACATGGAACATTATTTACTGGGTCTTCACAAAAAAGAAGCTGAACAAAAAATTGCATGACTTTCTCTTTCCCAGTTCCTTTAGCCCCTTCTAAGATATAGGCATGTCCGATTCGATTTTTAGATACAATCATTTGTAATTGTTTGACTACGGTAGGTTGTAATCTTTCTACATCCTCAATCGACCAGTTTTCCATCACTTTCACCACTTTCTAAGAAAAGCTCCAGTGTCTATGTCAGCCTTGATAGTCGCTGGAGCTAGGCAGATACGAGTTATAATCATATACTTTCTTGTGAAAAATCCCGCGTTTCGCATCATGCGAAAACACGGGAAACTTACGTGTATAAATTGATAAGTAAGCCTTTTATCTCTCCAATTTTATCTAACAAGTCTATAGAACTTTTTTCTTGGTTTAAAATTTCTTCCGCTAATTCAACTAATTTTTCATCAATTGTTTCCACAAGTTTCAACTTTCTTCCTTCACCAAAACGATTCCATGTATGAGACTGTTTTAATCCCATTCCAAAATCGACAGCTTCGTGTAGGAACTTTCGGATAAGCATTTTAAACTTTGCCATATCACGTAAGTTTCGAGAACGCGCTAAACGATCCCCCGCTGTGGAGATATCTCCAAGAAGCCTTGTCATGGTATCCGTCTGCATTCGCTGTTCCTGTTTTGTAATCATTTGACCAAATTTAACGGACTGATTTCCATTTTGCATGGCGTCTTTTCGAATATTATCTATACCAACACGCATATCTTGGTTAATCTTCACTTTTTACTACTCCCTCCTTCATTATTAAAAATGATGGAATTGTTCAATTGGGAGTACAAATACAGTAGCTCCTCCAACCTCAACTTCTACTGGATATGGAATATAAGAATCTGCATTTCCTCCCATTGGAGATACTGGTGCTACCATTTGCTCTCTTGCTCTACAATTATCTCTTATTAACTCTAAAGCAGAAGCTACTAGAACATCATCAGTACCGATTAGAAATGTAGTATTCCCGGAACGTAAAAAACCACCTGTACTTGCCAGTTTTGTTGCTCTAAACTTTGCCTTTGTTAATGCATTAGACAACCGATTACTATCCTGATCCTGAACTACCGCTACTATCAATTTCATCGATACTCACCCCTATTAGTATTTTTCTTTTATTATACCATGAATTATCTAATAATTTCTAATTCCCGTTTGATGACTATATACGTTTCTTCTAATACCTTCTCTACGGGTTGAGAGGCATCTATTACTTGTATACGTTCCGGATATTTTTCAACTAACGCTAAATACCCAGCTCGTACTTTTTGATGAAATGCTAAATTCTCTACATCTAATCGGTTTTTTTCTCGATCCTGATGCGCGTTAATTCTAGATAATCCCACCTCAGGGTCCACATCAAATAGAACTGTTTTTTCTGGCATTGTATCTCCAATAGCAAACTTATTAATAGCCCATATTTCCTCTACTCCAATACCACGAGCAAAACCTTGATATGCTAATGAGCTATCAATAAATCTATCGCAAATCACAATTTTTCCAGCTTCTAACGCAGGTAGAATTTTCTCAACTAAATGTTGTCTTCTAGCAGCAGCATATAATAATGCTTCAGTACGGCTCTCCATCATTGTATGCTCATTATTTAAAATTATGTTACGAATCTTTTCGGAAATCATAATTCCTCCAGGCTCTCTTGTCATTACAACATCGTAGCCTTCTTCTATCAATCGTTTTCCTAATAAATTCATAACAGTTGTTTTCCCCGCACCTTCTGGACCCTCACTTGTTATAAAGTACCCTCTTTTTTGCACAGTTACTCCTCCACTACATATATTAACTTTTCTTCTAATCGATGTTCTCCTTGAAATAAGGCACCTTTTTCAATCCACTTTTCTAATTCGGTAAGTATGGGAACTGTAATTTTTTCCCCTGGTAAGATTAAAGGAATACCTGGAGGATAAGGAACAACCATCCCTTTAGCAATTCTTCCAATCGAACGTGCATAAGGAATCCATTCCCCTTGTTTCACACTTAGTAGCTCCATACTCATATGCAAAGTAGAAATAGTTTTTTGTTCCATATGATATATATTACTAGTACAATCTGAACTTTCATTTTTTAAGTCTTCTACTGCATATTTTATTCGCTTTCTAATCTCTGCAAATGCATATTCATGCTCCACTTTTAGTAAAGGGAGAATGAGTAAGACTTGATATATATCCGCTAGCTCCACATGTATATTATGTTTTTCAAAAGCTTGTTGTACCTGAAACCCAGAATATTTTCCCACACGTATTAATAGTTTTAATGGATCGTCTACTTGAACTACTTCAATTAATGGAATAGTTTCTAAAGCTTCTATAAACACTTCTCTTCTACCCATCAATTGTTTAAAATCCATTGGGCTATATCTTTCCATATAACTTCTTGCATCGTCTAGAGAGGCTAAGATTAAATAGGAGGGACTACTTGATTGCAACATTCTTAAGTATTTATTTATTTTTCTACTATCAACCAATTGAGAACGAATATGCAAAAATGACCCCATCGTTAACGCTGGTAACGTTTTATGCGCAGACTGAACAACAACATCAGCTCCATATAATAACGCTGACTTTGGAAATTCCTTATTTGCCTGGAAATGCGCACCATGTGCTTCATCTACTAACACAGGCATTTGTAGACTATGACATAATCTAATGATATTCTCTAAGTCTGGAGAGGAAACCCCATAATAGTTTGGGTAGGTTAAGACAACTGCTTTGGCAAAAGGATATTGTTGAATTGCTTCTTCCATTACTTCTAATGATACATAGGATGCTGTTTTGGTTTGTTCATCCCATTCAGGAGATACAAAAATAGGCTCTGCCCCGACCAATTCAATAGCATGGAAAATAGATTTATGAGCATTTCTTTGTACAATAATTTGTTCCCCATACTGACAAGTTGCATAAATCATAGCTAGGTTTCCAATAGTCGTGCCATTCACTAAAAAGAAACTTTTATCTGTGTTATATAGTTTGGTCAGTAATTGCTCTGCTTCTTTAA carries:
- a CDS encoding YaaR family protein yields the protein MKINQDMRVGIDNIRKDAMQNGNQSVKFGQMITKQEQRMQTDTMTRLLGDISTAGDRLARSRNLRDMAKFKMLIRKFLHEAVDFGMGLKQSHTWNRFGEGRKLKLVETIDEKLVELAEEILNQEKSSIDLLDKIGEIKGLLINLYT
- a CDS encoding aminotransferase class I/II-fold pyridoxal phosphate-dependent enzyme, which gives rise to MQEKRPLVEALEQFHKKKSHSFHVPGHKHGLLSNLPQLIRDSMQYDLTELNGLDDYHHPEEAIKEAEQLLTKLYNTDKSFFLVNGTTIGNLAMIYATCQYGEQIIVQRNAHKSIFHAIELVGAEPIFVSPEWDEQTKTASYVSLEVMEEAIQQYPFAKAVVLTYPNYYGVSSPDLENIIRLCHSLQMPVLVDEAHGAHFQANKEFPKSALLYGADVVVQSAHKTLPALTMGSFLHIRSQLVDSRKINKYLRMLQSSSPSYLILASLDDARSYMERYSPMDFKQLMGRREVFIEALETIPLIEVVQVDDPLKLLIRVGKYSGFQVQQAFEKHNIHVELADIYQVLLILPLLKVEHEYAFAEIRKRIKYAVEDLKNESSDCTSNIYHMEQKTISTLHMSMELLSVKQGEWIPYARSIGRIAKGMVVPYPPGIPLILPGEKITVPILTELEKWIEKGALFQGEHRLEEKLIYVVEE
- the tmk gene encoding dTMP kinase, which codes for MQKRGYFITSEGPEGAGKTTVMNLLGKRLIEEGYDVVMTREPGGIMISEKIRNIILNNEHTMMESRTEALLYAAARRQHLVEKILPALEAGKIVICDRFIDSSLAYQGFARGIGVEEIWAINKFAIGDTMPEKTVLFDVDPEVGLSRINAHQDREKNRLDVENLAFHQKVRAGYLALVEKYPERIQVIDASQPVEKVLEETYIVIKRELEIIR
- the holB gene encoding DNA polymerase III subunit delta', coding for MENWSIEDVERLQPTVVKQLQMIVSKNRIGHAYILEGAKGTGKEKVMQFFVQLLFCEDPVNNVPCETCRSCKRLKSFNHLNFMQLEPDGQFIKKGQVDELVHALSKTTIEKQRKIYVIHHADQLNASAANTLLKFLEEPQSEITAILLTDRMHALLPTIRSRCQHLSLSSIPTVILKQKLIEEGITDSMASTVCKMTNQVEEALNLAKDEQFGLVRKSVLKLVEANGRSIHDALMCIHEDFGSLLKEKEQAEQALDLLLFAYRDIVAIKASPIADCTFPDMISYWKQVALHTTYEQLSKQLEMILHAKQNLHKNMNRTLMMEQLMLNLQEGFTFV
- a CDS encoding cyclic-di-AMP receptor; this encodes MKLIVAVVQDQDSNRLSNALTKAKFRATKLASTGGFLRSGNTTFLIGTDDVLVASALELIRDNCRAREQMVAPVSPMGGNADSYIPYPVEVEVGGATVFVLPIEQFHHF